The proteins below come from a single Dendropsophus ebraccatus isolate aDenEbr1 chromosome 15, aDenEbr1.pat, whole genome shotgun sequence genomic window:
- the LOC138774302 gene encoding short-chain dehydrogenase/reductase family 9C member 7-like produces MASISWLWSCCLDIQILTSLLLLGLLGIVIRTRSRSKHVSLDPQGRAVLITGCDSGFGNLLALRLLDMGFTVFAACLFPDGEGAQALLTHSSPGQVKVLRLDVTSDKEMEEAKQYVQDNLPEKGLWGLVNNAGVSMWGMVEWLTIDKFQKVLDVNLLGTIRTTLAFAPLIRKSKGRMVFLSSINAYLSFLSSMYSTTKAGVERFCDALRLEMKPLGVKVCIIEPGNYAPATNIAQHKTTEQVWDSLPAQAKEVFRKESIGDITNFVNESLTSGSRKSYEVVDAIVDALTSPAPKARYLVANLAEKVAIYLHLWLPTYLFDDFLGLKINKFMKTLYKDE; encoded by the exons ATGGCTTCTATCTCTTGGCTGTGGTCTTGCTGCCTTGACATACAGATCCTTACCTCCTTATTGCTCCTAGGACTGTTAGGTATTGTGATCCGTACAAGGTCGAGAAGCAAACATGTTTCATTGGATCCACAGGGGAGAGCGGTGCTGATCACTGGCTGTGATTCAGGTTTTGGAAACTTACTGGCACTCAGGCTGCTGGATATGGGTTTCACAGTCTTTGCTGCTTGCTTGTTTCCAGATGGAGAGGGAGCTCAGGCTCTGCTAACCCATTCATCGCCCGGGCAGGTAAAAGTCCTCCGCCTGGATGTGACCAGTGATAAGGAGATGGAAGAGGCAAAACAGTATGTACAAGACAATCTCCCTGAGAAAG GGCTGTGGGGACTGGTAAACAATGCTGGTGTGTCCATGTGGGGGATGGTTGAATGGCTAACAATAGATAAATTCCAGAAGGTTCTTGATGTCAACCTGTTGGGAACAATTAGGACAACATTGGCTTTTGCTCCACTCATCAGAAAAAGCAAAG GGCGTATGGTGTTTTTATCAAGCATAAATGCATACCTAAGTTTCCTGAGTAGCATGTATTCCACAACAAAAGCTGGGGTGGAGAGGTTCTGTGATGCCCTTCGACTAGAAATGAAACCGCTTGGAGTGAAG GTATGCATCATTGAGCCTGGCAATTATGCTCCAGCTACAAACATCGCACAGCATAAAACTACAGAACAAGTCTGGGATTCTCTTCCTGCACAGGCAAAGGAAGTCTTCAGAAAAGAATCCATAGGAGATATAACAAACTTTGTAAATGAGAGCCTTACGAGTGGTAGCAGAAAGAGCTATGAGGTTGTGGACGCCATTGTAGACGCTCTTACATCCCCCGCGCCAAAAGCTCGTTATTTGGTTGCCAACCTTGCAGAAAAAGTTGCAATTTACTTACATTTGTGGCTTCCAACATATCTTTTTGATGACTTCTTaggtttgaaaataaataaatttatgaaAACACTCTATAAGGATGAATAA